A single Paraburkholderia sp. FT54 DNA region contains:
- a CDS encoding ATPase has protein sequence MLTELETLSQNIGKLIAISQRHNEARLALEEQLAQSRADVEATRTELALLREERNALQAERDALSAKIDDAQVRLNAILEKLPRARAHSEPDNQLDLLEPAQHEAEAASDVTRHGENA, from the coding sequence ATGCTCACCGAACTCGAAACACTTTCACAGAATATCGGCAAGCTGATCGCGATCAGCCAACGCCACAATGAAGCGCGACTCGCGCTCGAAGAGCAGCTCGCCCAATCGCGCGCCGACGTCGAAGCTACGCGCACGGAACTTGCACTGCTGCGCGAGGAACGAAACGCGTTGCAGGCCGAACGCGACGCGCTGTCCGCGAAGATCGACGACGCTCAGGTGCGCCTGAATGCGATCCTCGAAAAGCTGCCGCGTGCCCGTGCGCACAGCGAGCCGGACAACCAGCTCGATCTGCTCGAGCCCGCTCAGCACGAAGCCGAAGCCGCGAGCGACGTGACCCGCCACGGAGAAAATGCATGA
- a CDS encoding cell division protein ZapA codes for MTTKQIEVSILGVPYRLACSPETEAALLETVARVDAEMSKIRNSSNVRGTDRIAVMAALSLASELLKLQSSVRHGEAFPAEEIRRTMHQMNEQLGTVIEQYSMQ; via the coding sequence ATGACCACCAAGCAGATCGAAGTATCGATTCTCGGCGTGCCCTATCGCCTTGCCTGCTCGCCGGAAACGGAAGCCGCGCTGCTCGAAACGGTCGCACGCGTCGACGCCGAAATGTCGAAGATCCGCAATAGCAGCAACGTGCGCGGCACGGATCGCATTGCTGTCATGGCTGCGCTCTCGCTGGCATCGGAACTGCTTAAGCTGCAATCGAGCGTGAGGCACGGAGAAGCATTTCCCGCTGAGGAAATCCGGCGTACAATGCATCAAATGAACGAACAACTAGGTACTGTGATTGAGCAGTACAGCATGCAGTAA
- a CDS encoding EVE domain-containing protein encodes MRYWLMKSEPDEASIDHLATAPRRTLPWTGVRNYQARNFMRDMMQVGDGVLFYHSSCPEPGIAGIAEVSSTAYPDPTQFDKKSPYYDAKSSQETPRWVLVDVVFKKKIPLIPLAALREHDELKDMRVLAKGNRLSITPVTEAEWRFITRRLA; translated from the coding sequence ATGCGCTACTGGCTAATGAAGTCCGAACCGGACGAAGCAAGCATCGACCATCTCGCCACCGCCCCGCGACGCACGTTGCCGTGGACCGGCGTGCGCAACTATCAGGCGCGCAATTTCATGCGCGACATGATGCAGGTCGGCGACGGTGTGCTGTTCTATCACTCGAGCTGTCCTGAGCCCGGCATCGCGGGTATCGCCGAAGTATCGTCCACCGCGTATCCGGATCCCACGCAGTTCGACAAGAAGAGTCCTTATTACGACGCGAAGTCGTCGCAGGAAACGCCGCGCTGGGTGCTGGTCGACGTGGTGTTCAAGAAGAAGATCCCTCTGATTCCGCTCGCCGCGCTGCGCGAACACGACGAACTCAAGGACATGCGCGTGCTCGCCAAAGGCAACCGACTGTCCATCACCCCGGTGACCGAAGCCGAATGGCGCTTCATCACCAGGCGGCTCGCTTGA
- a CDS encoding SIMPL domain-containing protein (The SIMPL domain is named for its presence in mouse protein SIMPL (signalling molecule that associates with mouse pelle-like kinase). Bacterial member BP26, from Brucella, was shown to assemble into a channel-like structure, while YggE from E. coli has been associated with resistance to oxidative stress.), with protein MTKNTARALAFALACAAPAALALTPAMARAQSAGQYQPAGVLSLNAQASAEVPQDVVDITLFYEQEASDPSALTSTLNQRADSALQKAKGVSGVTARTGSFSIYPSTDRDGRISAWRGRTEIVLESHDFAAASKLAGQMASIMQVGNVQFSLSPEAQRAAEQKLTGEAIRSFREQAASSAQAFGYSGYSIREVNVGHNGVMPRPVMMMSARAMGGDAKASAPVPIEGGTSTVTVNVSGSVQMK; from the coding sequence ATGACGAAAAACACCGCACGTGCACTCGCTTTCGCTCTCGCATGCGCCGCGCCCGCCGCGCTCGCACTGACGCCGGCCATGGCGCGCGCGCAAAGTGCCGGGCAGTATCAGCCAGCCGGCGTGCTCTCGCTGAACGCACAGGCCAGCGCTGAAGTGCCGCAGGACGTGGTCGACATCACGCTGTTCTACGAGCAGGAAGCGAGCGATCCGTCGGCGCTCACGTCAACGCTGAACCAGCGCGCCGATTCGGCGCTGCAAAAGGCCAAAGGTGTGAGCGGCGTGACCGCACGTACGGGCTCGTTCTCGATCTATCCGTCCACCGACCGTGACGGGCGCATTTCCGCATGGCGCGGCCGCACGGAGATCGTGCTCGAATCGCACGACTTCGCTGCGGCGTCGAAGCTCGCGGGCCAAATGGCATCGATCATGCAAGTCGGCAATGTGCAATTCTCCCTGTCGCCTGAAGCGCAGCGCGCGGCTGAGCAGAAGCTCACCGGCGAAGCGATCAGGTCGTTTCGCGAGCAGGCCGCTTCGTCCGCGCAGGCGTTCGGCTACAGCGGTTATTCGATTCGTGAGGTCAACGTCGGCCACAACGGCGTGATGCCGCGTCCGGTGATGATGATGAGCGCGCGCGCCATGGGCGGCGATGCGAAGGCCTCGGCGCCGGTGCCGATCGAAGGCGGCACGTCGACCGTGACCGTCAATGTGTCAGGCTCGGTGCAGATGAAATAA
- the lgt gene encoding prolipoprotein diacylglyceryl transferase — protein sequence MLIHPNFDPVAIHLGPLAVRWYGLMYLVAFIAAIVVGRLRLRLPYVAAQGWTAKDIDDMLFYGVLGTILGGRLGYVLFYKASFYFAHPLDIFKVWEGGMSFHGGFLGVTLAMVLFAYQRKRSWLQVTDFVAPMVPTGLAAGRLGNFINGELWGRVTDPAAPWAMLFPGAAPDDATWLAAHPQLAAQWHLNEVFAQYHMLPRHPSELYEIALEGVALFFVLFFFSRKPKPMGAISAVFLIGYGLARFTVEFAREPDDFLGLLAMGLSMGQWLSLPMILAGIAMLVWSYRRARREPAQAVSAS from the coding sequence ATGCTCATTCACCCCAATTTCGATCCCGTTGCCATTCATCTGGGGCCGCTCGCAGTGCGCTGGTATGGACTGATGTACCTCGTCGCGTTCATCGCGGCGATCGTCGTCGGGCGGCTGCGGCTGCGTTTGCCGTACGTCGCCGCGCAAGGCTGGACCGCCAAGGATATCGACGACATGCTGTTTTACGGCGTGCTGGGCACGATCCTCGGCGGCCGGCTCGGCTACGTGCTGTTCTACAAGGCGAGCTTTTATTTCGCGCATCCGCTCGACATCTTCAAGGTGTGGGAAGGCGGCATGTCGTTTCACGGCGGCTTCCTCGGCGTGACGCTGGCCATGGTGCTGTTCGCGTATCAGCGCAAACGCTCGTGGCTGCAGGTCACCGACTTCGTCGCGCCGATGGTGCCCACCGGCCTCGCGGCGGGGCGCCTCGGCAACTTCATCAACGGCGAGTTGTGGGGCCGCGTGACCGATCCGGCGGCGCCGTGGGCCATGCTGTTTCCGGGCGCCGCGCCCGACGACGCCACGTGGCTCGCCGCGCATCCGCAACTGGCCGCGCAATGGCATCTGAACGAAGTGTTCGCGCAATATCACATGTTGCCGCGCCATCCTTCGGAACTGTATGAAATCGCGCTGGAAGGCGTCGCGCTGTTCTTCGTGCTGTTCTTCTTCTCGCGCAAACCGAAGCCGATGGGCGCGATTTCCGCCGTGTTTCTGATCGGCTACGGCCTCGCGCGCTTCACGGTCGAATTCGCACGTGAACCGGACGACTTCCTCGGTCTGCTCGCCATGGGCCTTTCCATGGGCCAATGGCTGTCGCTGCCGATGATCCTCGCCGGTATCGCCATGCTGGTGTGGTCTTATCGCCGCGCACGCCGTGAACCGGCGCAGGCGGTCAGCGCGAGCTGA
- a CDS encoding LysR family transcriptional regulator, translating to MLPAIPDLRQLRYFVTVADEKHFGRAAARLSMTQPPLSQAIRALEETLGVELFARTKRSVELTSVGADLLPEVQRLLASAEGLRPLAQSLARGEAGVLSLAFVSTADYGLLPLLLRDFGARHPRVRLELTEATSDVQVDELVAGRIDAGLVIAPLPSRHATQLSWLPIAREPLVIAMSTDMAARVASASGDDADPRAEWRDTPISLRDVADAPLVVFPRRLAPGFYDIIMDCYGVAGLAPRVGQEAIQMQTIVSLVSAGMGVALVPQSLRNLRRTGVVYRPLSESVPAIETGLVWRTAEVSPVLAGFIDIVRAHAATVEAQHSAAPRV from the coding sequence ATGTTGCCTGCCATTCCTGATCTGCGCCAGTTGCGCTATTTCGTCACCGTCGCCGACGAAAAGCACTTTGGGCGGGCGGCCGCGCGTCTTTCGATGACGCAGCCGCCTTTGTCGCAAGCCATCCGGGCGCTCGAGGAGACGCTCGGCGTGGAGCTGTTCGCGCGCACCAAGCGTTCGGTCGAACTCACGTCGGTGGGCGCCGATCTGCTGCCCGAAGTGCAGCGCCTGCTCGCGAGCGCCGAGGGGCTGCGGCCGCTCGCGCAGAGCCTCGCGCGCGGCGAGGCGGGTGTGTTGTCGCTGGCGTTCGTCTCCACGGCGGACTACGGCCTGCTGCCGCTGCTGCTGCGCGATTTCGGCGCGCGTCATCCGCGTGTGCGGCTGGAATTGACCGAAGCCACCAGCGACGTGCAGGTGGACGAACTGGTGGCCGGGCGCATCGACGCGGGTCTGGTGATCGCGCCGCTGCCATCGCGCCACGCCACCCAGCTCTCGTGGCTGCCGATCGCGCGCGAGCCGCTGGTGATCGCCATGTCGACGGACATGGCGGCGCGCGTGGCCAGCGCCAGCGGCGACGATGCCGACCCGCGCGCCGAGTGGCGGGACACGCCGATCAGCCTGCGCGACGTGGCCGACGCACCGCTCGTGGTCTTCCCAAGACGTCTGGCGCCAGGCTTTTATGACATCATTATGGATTGCTACGGCGTGGCGGGCCTCGCGCCCCGGGTCGGCCAGGAAGCGATCCAGATGCAGACAATCGTAAGCCTTGTCTCAGCCGGCATGGGTGTCGCACTGGTGCCGCAATCGTTGCGTAATCTTCGCCGCACTGGCGTGGTGTACCGGCCGCTGTCCGAGTCGGTGCCCGCGATCGAGACGGGCCTGGTCTGGCGGACGGCGGAGGTGAGCCCCGTGCTGGCGGGTTTCATCGACATCGTGCGGGCGCACGCCGCGACCGTCGAGGCGCAACATTCCGCTGCGCCGCGCGTTTAG
- the ilvD gene encoding dihydroxy-acid dehydratase: MAYNRRSKNITQGVARSPNRSMYYALGYEKADFDKPMIGIANGHSTITPCNAGLQRLADAAVAAIKGADANPQIFGTPTISDGMSMGTEGMKYSLVSREVISDCIETCVQGQWMDGVVVIGGCDKNMPGGMIGMLRTNVPSIYVYGGTIRPGNWKGTDLTIVSSFEAVGEFTAGRMSQEDFDGIEQNACPSTGSCGGMYTANTMSSSFEALGLSLLYSSTMANPDQEKVDSAAESARVLVEAVKKDLKPRDIVTREAIENAVAVIMATGGSTNAVLHFLAIAHAAEVEWSIEDFERMRKKVPVICNLKPSGQFVATDLHKAGGIPQVMKILLDAGMLHGDCITITGKTIAEELKDVPSKPRADQQVIFPIDKALYKEGHLAILKGNLAVDGAVAKITGLKNPVITGPARVFDDEQSALEAILADKIVAGDVVVLRYLGPKGGPGMPEMLAPTSAIIGKGLGESVGLITDGRFSGGTWGMVVGHVAPEAFVGGTIAFVQEGDSITIDAHKLLLQLNIDDAELARRRAAWQQPKPRYTRGVLAKYFALALPANKGAVTG; the protein is encoded by the coding sequence ATGGCATACAACCGTCGTTCGAAGAACATCACGCAGGGCGTGGCGCGTTCGCCGAATCGCTCGATGTACTACGCGCTCGGCTACGAGAAGGCCGACTTCGACAAGCCGATGATCGGCATCGCCAACGGCCACTCGACCATCACGCCGTGCAACGCCGGCTTGCAGCGTCTGGCCGACGCGGCCGTCGCCGCGATCAAGGGCGCCGACGCGAATCCGCAGATCTTCGGCACGCCGACCATCTCGGACGGCATGTCGATGGGCACCGAAGGCATGAAGTACTCGCTGGTGTCGCGCGAAGTGATCTCCGACTGCATCGAGACGTGCGTGCAAGGCCAGTGGATGGACGGCGTGGTGGTGATCGGCGGCTGCGACAAGAACATGCCGGGCGGCATGATCGGCATGCTGCGCACCAACGTGCCGAGCATCTACGTGTACGGCGGCACGATCCGTCCGGGCAACTGGAAGGGCACCGACCTGACCATCGTGTCGTCGTTCGAAGCGGTAGGCGAATTCACCGCGGGCCGGATGTCGCAGGAAGATTTCGACGGGATCGAACAGAACGCATGCCCGTCCACGGGTTCGTGCGGCGGCATGTACACCGCCAACACCATGAGCTCGTCGTTCGAGGCGCTGGGTCTATCGCTGCTGTATTCGTCGACGATGGCCAATCCGGATCAGGAAAAGGTCGACTCGGCGGCCGAATCGGCGCGCGTGCTGGTCGAAGCGGTCAAGAAGGATCTGAAGCCACGCGACATCGTCACGAGGGAGGCGATCGAAAACGCCGTAGCCGTGATCATGGCCACCGGCGGCTCGACCAATGCCGTGCTGCACTTCCTCGCCATCGCGCACGCGGCCGAAGTGGAATGGAGCATCGAGGACTTCGAGCGCATGCGCAAGAAGGTGCCGGTGATCTGCAACCTGAAACCGTCGGGCCAGTTCGTGGCGACCGATCTGCACAAGGCGGGCGGCATTCCGCAGGTCATGAAGATCCTGCTCGACGCGGGCATGCTGCATGGCGATTGCATCACGATCACCGGCAAGACCATCGCCGAAGAGCTGAAGGACGTGCCGAGCAAGCCGCGCGCCGATCAGCAGGTGATTTTCCCGATCGACAAGGCGCTCTACAAGGAAGGCCACCTCGCGATCCTGAAGGGCAATCTGGCCGTCGACGGCGCGGTCGCCAAGATCACCGGCCTGAAGAACCCGGTCATCACCGGCCCGGCGCGCGTGTTCGACGACGAGCAAAGCGCGCTGGAGGCGATTCTGGCCGACAAGATCGTGGCCGGCGACGTCGTGGTGTTGCGCTATCTCGGCCCGAAGGGCGGGCCCGGCATGCCGGAAATGCTCGCGCCGACCTCGGCGATCATCGGTAAGGGTCTCGGCGAAAGCGTCGGCCTGATCACCGACGGCCGCTTCTCGGGCGGCACGTGGGGCATGGTGGTCGGTCACGTCGCGCCGGAAGCCTTCGTGGGCGGCACGATCGCGTTCGTGCAGGAAGGCGACTCGATCACGATCGACGCGCACAAGCTGCTGCTGCAACTGAACATCGACGACGCCGAACTGGCGCGCCGCCGCGCCGCATGGCAGCAGCCGAAGCCGCGCTACACGCGTGGCGTGCTGGCGAAGTACTTCGCACTGGCGCTGCCTGCCAACAAGGGCGCGGTGACGGGCTAA
- a CDS encoding c-type cytochrome, with protein sequence MKSKSHTALAAAVLGAALSAGSPAAHAETAGLALAQQQNCMSCHSVTRSFMGPALHDVAAKYAGREDATTYLKHKILDGSTGVWGPVPMPANTQLTPEQAATLASWVLTLK encoded by the coding sequence ATGAAATCAAAGTCGCACACAGCGCTTGCAGCCGCTGTGCTGGGCGCTGCGTTGAGTGCCGGCAGTCCGGCGGCGCATGCCGAGACCGCGGGTCTCGCGCTGGCCCAGCAGCAGAATTGCATGAGTTGCCACTCGGTCACGCGTTCCTTCATGGGACCGGCGCTGCATGATGTCGCGGCGAAATACGCCGGCCGCGAAGACGCCACTACTTATCTGAAGCACAAGATTCTGGATGGCAGTACGGGCGTGTGGGGTCCGGTGCCGATGCCCGCAAATACGCAACTCACGCCCGAGCAGGCGGCCACGCTGGCGAGCTGGGTGCTGACGCTCAAATAA
- a CDS encoding DUF2486 family protein, translated as MSDPNDDSIPVLREVLVQGHPVQARQASGGAAELDGPREPSFKAEPMLAPQPVLTPEQMRSAEPVLAADPLHVQEPAFTSQPPHDPQDAAHAPQPGHPADHHHHPKKRSRAHHAADARHAHDDAFAPSAGVFDRAEPITPLEAGSTVPPDIAREGAGEPPLDLDADVIAERLRRRIAGFLAGDGRSVIEERCRETLQAHTGWLVDQITREVALTLEGEMTSWVREAVAEEIARRASGSA; from the coding sequence GTGTCCGATCCCAATGACGATTCGATCCCGGTGCTGCGCGAGGTTCTCGTGCAGGGCCATCCTGTGCAGGCGCGGCAAGCGTCGGGCGGTGCAGCCGAGCTGGACGGCCCGCGCGAACCCAGTTTCAAGGCGGAGCCCATGCTGGCGCCGCAACCGGTGCTGACGCCAGAGCAGATGAGGTCGGCGGAGCCTGTGCTCGCGGCGGATCCGTTGCATGTGCAGGAACCTGCCTTCACATCTCAACCGCCGCATGACCCGCAAGACGCCGCGCATGCACCGCAGCCGGGGCATCCGGCGGACCATCATCATCATCCGAAAAAGCGCTCGCGGGCGCACCACGCGGCGGACGCGCGGCATGCGCATGACGACGCATTCGCGCCGTCAGCGGGCGTGTTCGATCGGGCCGAGCCGATTACGCCGCTCGAGGCAGGCTCGACCGTGCCGCCGGATATCGCGCGCGAAGGCGCCGGCGAGCCGCCCCTGGATCTGGATGCCGATGTCATCGCCGAACGTCTGCGCAGACGGATCGCCGGCTTCCTGGCGGGCGACGGCCGTAGTGTTATCGAGGAACGCTGCCGCGAGACCTTGCAGGCGCACACGGGCTGGCTCGTCGACCAGATCACGCGCGAAGTGGCGCTGACGCTGGAAGGCGAAATGACTAGCTGGGTGCGGGAAGCAGTGGCGGAGGAGATCGCGCGGCGGGCCTCGGGCAGCGCCTGA
- a CDS encoding DNA polymerase III subunit chi, with the protein MTRIDFHSNVGDSLLYACRLIRKAYQAGQPTIVLAEPARLKAFDEQLWTFAPLDFVPHCMAGTPLAAQTPIVLASSLDDVPHHQVLLNLGATVPAQFARFERLLEVVGNAHEELAAGRERYRFYRDRGYALNNYKQGS; encoded by the coding sequence ATGACGAGAATCGACTTCCACTCGAACGTCGGCGATTCGCTGCTGTATGCGTGCCGCCTGATCCGCAAGGCGTATCAGGCGGGCCAGCCGACCATCGTGCTGGCCGAGCCGGCGCGCCTGAAGGCTTTCGACGAACAGTTGTGGACCTTCGCGCCGCTCGACTTCGTGCCGCACTGCATGGCGGGCACGCCGCTCGCCGCGCAAACGCCGATCGTGCTGGCTTCCAGCCTCGACGATGTGCCGCATCATCAGGTGCTGCTCAATCTGGGCGCCACGGTGCCGGCGCAATTCGCGCGCTTCGAAAGATTGCTGGAAGTGGTCGGTAACGCACACGAGGAACTCGCGGCGGGCCGTGAACGCTATCGCTTTTATCGCGATCGCGGCTATGCTTTGAACAACTACAAGCAAGGCAGCTAG
- a CDS encoding leucyl aminopeptidase, with translation MDFSIKACDWTKGSSNGFLTGKSDCIVIGVFESQTLSGAALEIDAATKGLLTRIIKAGDMDGKAGTTLFLHEVSGIGASRVLLVGLGKQDAFNQKAYGEAVRAAWRALLATKIVQVTFTLAQLPILERSADWGVRAAILALRELTYKFTQMKSKPDNSARALKRIVFSVNTGDEKVAKLAAKQGAALANGMDLTRDLGNLPSNVCTPTHLASTAKKLAKDWKLKVEVLGEKQCEALKMGSFLSVTAGSVEPAQFIVLQYQGGAAKAAPVVLVGKGVTFDTGGISLKPGEGMDEMKYDMCGAGSVLGTLRAVAEMGLKINVVGIIPAVENMPSATATKPGDIVTSMKGLTIEVLNTDAEGRLILCDALTYAERFKPAAVIDIATLTGACIIALGHHNSGLFSKDDALAGELLDASREASDPAWRMPLDDEYQDQLKSNFADVANIGGRPAGSVTAACFLSRFTEAYPWAHLDIAGTAWKSGAAKGATGRPVPLLAQFLIDRAADGRATQ, from the coding sequence ATGGACTTTAGCATAAAAGCCTGTGATTGGACCAAAGGCTCGTCAAACGGTTTCCTGACTGGGAAATCCGATTGCATCGTAATCGGTGTGTTCGAGTCGCAAACCCTCTCGGGCGCGGCTCTCGAGATCGACGCGGCCACCAAGGGCCTGCTGACCCGCATCATCAAGGCCGGCGACATGGACGGCAAGGCCGGCACCACGCTGTTCCTGCACGAGGTGTCGGGCATCGGCGCCTCCCGCGTGCTGCTGGTCGGCCTCGGCAAGCAGGACGCTTTCAACCAGAAGGCCTACGGCGAAGCCGTTCGGGCCGCCTGGCGCGCGTTGCTCGCCACCAAGATCGTCCAGGTCACCTTCACGCTGGCGCAGCTGCCGATCCTCGAGCGCTCGGCCGATTGGGGCGTGCGCGCCGCGATCCTCGCGCTGCGCGAACTGACCTACAAGTTCACGCAGATGAAGAGTAAGCCGGACAATTCGGCGCGTGCGTTGAAGCGCATCGTCTTCAGCGTCAACACCGGCGACGAGAAGGTCGCCAAGCTGGCCGCGAAGCAGGGCGCCGCGCTCGCCAACGGCATGGACCTGACGCGCGACCTCGGCAATCTGCCGAGCAATGTCTGCACGCCGACCCACCTCGCCAGCACCGCCAAGAAGCTCGCCAAAGACTGGAAGCTGAAGGTCGAAGTGCTGGGCGAGAAGCAATGCGAAGCGCTCAAGATGGGCTCGTTCCTGTCGGTCACGGCCGGCTCGGTCGAACCGGCGCAGTTCATCGTGCTGCAGTACCAGGGCGGCGCCGCGAAAGCCGCGCCCGTGGTGCTGGTCGGCAAGGGCGTCACGTTCGACACCGGCGGCATCTCGCTGAAGCCGGGCGAAGGCATGGACGAGATGAAGTACGACATGTGCGGCGCCGGTTCGGTGCTGGGCACATTGCGCGCCGTCGCCGAAATGGGCTTGAAAATCAACGTGGTGGGCATCATCCCGGCCGTGGAGAACATGCCTTCGGCCACGGCCACCAAGCCGGGCGACATCGTCACCAGCATGAAGGGCCTGACGATCGAAGTGCTCAACACGGACGCCGAAGGCCGTCTGATCCTGTGCGACGCGCTGACCTACGCCGAGCGTTTCAAGCCGGCAGCGGTGATCGACATCGCCACGCTCACGGGCGCCTGCATCATCGCGCTCGGCCACCACAACAGCGGCCTGTTCTCGAAAGACGACGCGCTGGCGGGCGAGTTGCTCGACGCATCGCGTGAAGCGTCCGACCCGGCCTGGCGCATGCCGCTCGACGACGAGTATCAGGACCAGCTCAAGTCGAACTTCGCCGACGTGGCCAACATCGGCGGGCGTCCGGCGGGTAGCGTGACGGCGGCGTGCTTCCTGTCGCGTTTCACCGAAGCGTATCCGTGGGCGCACCTGGACATCGCGGGTACGGCATGGAAGAGCGGTGCGGCGAAGGGCGCCACCGGCCGTCCGGTGCCGTTGCTCGCGCAATTCCTGATCGACCGGGCCGCGGACGGTCGCGCCACGCAATGA
- the lptF gene encoding LPS export ABC transporter permease LptF, which translates to MIFERSLQRELAYTAGAVFMVLLTLVLTTMMIRIVGFAASGEIDPRDVLVLIGLTVIGYLAIMLVATLFVSILFVLTRWYKDSEMVVWLSSGVSLTQFIKPIGIFATPIIILIMFFVFVGWPWSNQQSKLIRARFQQRDEVSLLAPGQFRESATSHRVFFIEKMSPDQARVENVFVTSTENGKVNVVVSKTGHTETRKNGDRFVVLENGRRYDGQPGQPDFRIMEFERYGVKIQSQPVINTPTTTGTPTLTLLRNPTNDNLAEFAWRAGLPLIALNLMLLAIPLAHQNPRRSRTINLVMAVLIYLTYSNLLNVVQSWIEQGKMSFPVGLVGLHVIVAAIVAFIFWLRVRNRPLFTRAMFSRSQGA; encoded by the coding sequence ATGATTTTCGAACGCTCCCTCCAGCGCGAACTCGCGTATACGGCTGGTGCCGTGTTCATGGTTCTCCTCACGCTCGTGCTGACGACGATGATGATCCGCATCGTCGGCTTCGCAGCCTCGGGCGAGATCGACCCGCGCGACGTGCTGGTCCTGATCGGCCTGACCGTGATCGGCTACCTGGCGATCATGCTCGTCGCGACCCTGTTCGTGTCGATCCTGTTCGTCCTGACCCGTTGGTACAAAGACTCCGAGATGGTCGTGTGGCTGTCCTCGGGTGTCAGTCTGACCCAGTTCATCAAGCCGATCGGCATTTTTGCCACGCCGATCATCATCCTCATCATGTTCTTCGTGTTCGTCGGCTGGCCGTGGTCGAACCAGCAGAGCAAGCTGATCCGCGCGCGCTTCCAGCAGCGCGACGAGGTCTCGCTGCTGGCTCCGGGCCAGTTCCGCGAGTCGGCCACCAGCCACCGCGTGTTCTTCATCGAGAAGATGTCGCCCGACCAGGCGCGCGTCGAAAACGTGTTCGTGACCAGCACGGAGAACGGCAAGGTCAACGTGGTCGTGTCGAAAACCGGCCATACGGAAACGCGTAAGAACGGCGATCGCTTCGTCGTGCTGGAAAACGGCCGCCGTTATGACGGCCAGCCGGGCCAGCCCGATTTCCGCATCATGGAGTTCGAACGTTACGGCGTGAAAATCCAGAGCCAGCCGGTGATCAACACGCCCACTACGACCGGCACGCCGACGCTCACGCTGTTGCGCAATCCGACCAACGACAACCTCGCCGAATTTGCCTGGCGCGCCGGGCTGCCGCTCATTGCGCTGAACCTGATGCTGCTCGCCATTCCGCTTGCGCATCAGAACCCGCGCCGCAGCCGCACTATCAATCTCGTGATGGCGGTGCTCATCTATCTGACGTATTCGAATTTGCTGAACGTGGTGCAGTCGTGGATCGAGCAGGGCAAGATGTCGTTCCCGGTCGGGCTGGTGGGCCTGCACGTGATCGTCGCGGCGATCGTCGCGTTTATTTTCTGGCTGCGCGTGCGCAACCGGCCGCTCTTCACGCGGGCGATGTTCAGCCGTTCGCAGGGAGCCTGA